A single Plasmodium sp. gorilla clade G2 genome assembly, chromosome: 7 DNA region contains:
- a CDS encoding 3-demethylubiquinone-9 3-methyltransferase, putative has translation MKRSLRSIKTLGVNYFMKYERIYHSSNNNTYDEKEKTFFDEQDKEWWNENYDNENNTEENKTCIKRRWNNIFDEIIGRNIYSLHDYNKKRFDFIFKNYEFLYYKDIKDNMNKKEINILDIGCGGGILCEYIEKNIFYFLLKNVHNIDLIKDIKINIDGIDISEKLINVAKKRQQINRNTYKQLHINLNYINCDLSEYVNIHNNNKFKKIYDIIISSEVIEHVPNNKKNIFVSYINQLCTKNTLVVFTTINKNFLAYLYTIMLAENIFRMMKKGTHDYDKYIDNEELDKLCKENNLYNIKTEHVIYLPFFRNYFQTYKLNLLYLSSFVYSENNL, from the exons atGAAGAGATCACTAAGATCAATAAAAACTTTAGgtgtaaattattttatgaaatatgAAAGAATATACCACAgcagtaataataatacatatgatgAAAAAGAGAAAACTTTTTTTGATGAGCAAGATAAAGAATGGTGGAATGAGaattatgataatgaaaataatacagAAGAAAATAAGACATGTATAAAAAGAAGatggaataatatatttgatgaGATAATTggtagaaatatatatagtttacatgattataataagaaacggtttgattttatttttaaaaattatgaatttttatattacaaagATATAAAAGACAACATGAATAAAAAAGAGATTAATATTTTAGATATAGGATGTGGTGGAGGTATTTTATgtgaatatatagaaaaaaatattttttattttttattaaaaaatgttcataatattgatttaataaaggatataaaaataaatattgatGGTATTGATATATcagaaaaattaataaatgtaGCTAAAAAAAGACAACAAATAAAtagaaatacatataaacaaTTACATATCAatcttaattatattaattgtgATTTAAGTGAATATgttaatattcataataataataaatttaaaaaaatatatgatataattatatcttCTGAGGTTATTGAGCATGTCccaaataacaaaaaaaatatatttgtaagtTATATCAATCAATTATGCACAAAAAATACACTAGTTGTTTTTAcaacaataaataaaaatttccttgcttatttatatacaataatGTTGGCTGAAAATATATTCCGCATGATGAAGAag gGGACACATGACTACGacaaatatattgataatgaAGAGCTTGATAAACTCTGCaaggaaaataatttatataatataaaaacggAACATGTAATATACCTTCCTTTTTTTAGAAATTATTTCCagacatataaattaaatcttttatatctttCATCTTTTGTTTATTCTGAAAATAAtctctaa